One Nonomuraea angiospora DNA segment encodes these proteins:
- a CDS encoding RNA polymerase sigma-70 factor: MTRAEEFEELRPLLFSIAYRILGSVSEAEDAVQETWLRYQTSPAEPVSAKSFLAAVVTRIAIDVLRSARVRREEYVGPWFPEPLLADPYQDPERSAELADSLSMAALLLLERLSPLERAVFVLREVFGFGFGEVASAVGRSEAACRQLAARARRHMDAGRPRFEADRREREELAERFFDAFREGDVEGLRALLAADVHLVADSGGKAPQWGTGVFGAENVVRVIATLAPLFARIGGVVEPHQMNGQPGAIFRDRDGKVVNTWTLDVLDGQVQAIRTVLNPDKLEHVGPVADAWATLREATRARRPAD; the protein is encoded by the coding sequence ATGACGCGCGCCGAAGAGTTCGAGGAGCTGCGGCCGCTGCTGTTCTCGATCGCCTACCGGATCCTCGGCAGCGTGAGCGAGGCCGAGGACGCGGTCCAGGAGACCTGGCTGCGCTACCAGACCTCCCCGGCGGAGCCCGTCTCGGCCAAGTCCTTCCTGGCGGCGGTGGTGACCCGGATCGCCATCGACGTGCTGCGCTCGGCCCGCGTCCGGCGCGAGGAGTACGTCGGGCCGTGGTTCCCCGAGCCGCTGCTCGCCGACCCGTACCAGGACCCGGAACGCTCGGCGGAGCTGGCCGACTCGCTGTCCATGGCGGCCCTGCTGCTGCTGGAGCGGCTCAGCCCGCTCGAGCGCGCGGTCTTCGTGCTGCGGGAGGTGTTCGGGTTCGGCTTCGGCGAGGTCGCCTCGGCGGTGGGACGTTCGGAGGCGGCCTGCCGCCAGCTCGCGGCGCGGGCGCGCCGCCACATGGACGCGGGCCGGCCCCGGTTCGAGGCCGACCGCAGGGAGCGGGAGGAGCTCGCCGAACGGTTCTTCGACGCCTTCCGCGAGGGCGACGTCGAGGGGCTGCGGGCGCTGCTCGCCGCCGACGTGCACCTGGTGGCCGACAGCGGCGGCAAGGCCCCGCAGTGGGGTACGGGCGTCTTCGGCGCCGAGAACGTCGTCCGGGTCATCGCCACGCTCGCCCCGCTGTTCGCCCGGATCGGGGGCGTGGTGGAGCCGCACCAGATGAACGGCCAGCCGGGCGCGATCTTCCGCGACCGGGACGGCAAGGTCGTCAACACCTGGACGCTCGACGTCCTCGACGGGCAGGTCCAGGCGATCCGTACGGTGCTCAACCCCGACAAACTTGAGCACGTGGGCCCGGTGGCGGACGCCTGGGCGACCCTCCGCGAGGCGACCCGGGCCCGCCGACCGGCGGACTGA
- a CDS encoding DUF6069 family protein gives MNTSLRRLLLTVIGAPAAALAVWALAVPLAGATLTVRAGGGTQTVGPVSVIVASLVAGLAGWALLAVLERRAARPGRVWTIIALVVLVLSLSGPLGSAVGLAATLVLMLLHLVVGAVLVAGLARR, from the coding sequence GTGAACACCTCCCTCAGAAGACTGCTCCTCACCGTGATCGGCGCGCCCGCGGCCGCCCTGGCCGTCTGGGCCCTGGCGGTGCCGCTGGCCGGCGCCACACTGACCGTGCGGGCGGGCGGCGGCACGCAGACCGTCGGCCCGGTGTCGGTCATCGTCGCGAGCCTGGTGGCCGGGCTCGCGGGCTGGGCGCTGCTGGCCGTTCTGGAACGACGGGCCGCCCGGCCCGGCCGCGTCTGGACGATCATCGCCCTGGTCGTGCTCGTCCTGTCCCTCTCCGGCCCGCTCGGCAGCGCCGTCGGTCTCGCCGCGACGCTGGTGCTGATGCTGTTGCACCTGGTCGTCGGCGCCGTGCTCGTCGCGGGGCTGGCCCGGCGATGA
- a CDS encoding sensor histidine kinase has protein sequence MRPQQPLAVAVMALGVGGLTGVTLWGQSSGPLLWPDVAVAVLSLVAALVQLWWPVSGALAAALLAVVSPVATPAATTGALQVAQRRRFPVAAAVAAAGMAAHLVQGLWRPNSGISLGWWLLLICASYGALLGWGALARSRRALLVSLHERARRAEAEQGRRVAEARMAERRRLAREMHDVLAHRLSLVATHAGALEYRPDSSPDQLSRAAGVVRSGVHQALEELRQVIGLLREEDDLLDELEPQPTLADVARLVAEAREAGQDVQVRDETGGAAPPLAGRTGYRVVQEGLTNARKHAPGRPVEVLLRGAPGTRLLIDISNPLPPPGSAPAAPGSGVGLVGLTERVRLAGGQLDHQSTGGRFRLQAWLPWPP, from the coding sequence ATGCGACCCCAGCAGCCCCTGGCCGTGGCGGTCATGGCCCTCGGGGTGGGCGGCCTGACCGGCGTGACGCTGTGGGGGCAGAGCAGCGGGCCGTTGTTGTGGCCGGATGTCGCCGTCGCGGTGTTGAGCCTGGTCGCGGCGCTCGTCCAGCTGTGGTGGCCGGTCTCCGGGGCGCTCGCCGCCGCCCTGCTCGCCGTGGTCTCCCCGGTGGCCACACCGGCGGCGACGACGGGGGCGTTGCAGGTGGCCCAGCGTAGGCGCTTCCCCGTCGCGGCGGCGGTGGCGGCGGCGGGCATGGCGGCCCACCTGGTCCAGGGGCTGTGGCGGCCGAACTCCGGCATCTCCCTCGGCTGGTGGCTACTGCTGATCTGCGCCTCGTACGGGGCGCTGCTCGGCTGGGGCGCGCTGGCCCGTTCCCGCCGCGCCCTGCTCGTCTCGCTGCACGAACGCGCCCGCCGCGCCGAAGCCGAGCAGGGCAGGCGGGTCGCCGAGGCACGCATGGCCGAGCGCCGCCGGCTCGCGCGGGAGATGCACGACGTACTGGCCCACCGGCTGTCGCTGGTGGCCACCCACGCGGGGGCGCTGGAGTACCGGCCTGACTCCTCGCCCGACCAGCTCTCCCGGGCCGCCGGGGTGGTCCGCTCCGGAGTCCATCAGGCCCTGGAGGAGCTGCGCCAGGTGATCGGCCTGCTGCGCGAGGAGGACGACCTCCTGGACGAGCTCGAACCCCAGCCCACGCTGGCCGACGTGGCGCGGCTGGTCGCCGAAGCGCGCGAAGCGGGTCAGGACGTACAGGTCAGGGACGAGACCGGCGGCGCGGCCCCGCCGCTCGCCGGACGGACCGGCTACCGGGTCGTCCAGGAAGGGCTGACCAACGCCCGCAAGCATGCCCCCGGCCGGCCGGTGGAGGTGCTGCTGCGCGGCGCGCCCGGCACGCGCCTGCTGATCGACATCAGCAACCCGCTGCCCCCGCCCGGCTCGGCGCCGGCCGCGCCCGGCAGCGGCGTCGGCCTGGTCGGGCTCACCGAGCGGGTACGGCTGGCCGGCGGGCAGCTGGACCACCAGAGCACAGGCGGCCGGTTCCGGCTCCAGGCCTGGCTCCCATGGCCCCCTTGA
- a CDS encoding response regulator transcription factor, which yields MIRVLLVDDDALVRAGLSMMLDGAAGIAVVGEAADGQEAITATDAHAPDVVLMDLRMPRLDGITATRRLRARARPPEVIVLTTFDTDENILHALRAGASGFLLKDTPPPQIVEAVTRVAAGDPILSPRITRRLMERTVAQAGAYERARAALAALTPREYEVALAIGRGRTNADISTELAMGITTVKAHVSNILTKLGLDNRTQIALLAHDAGLA from the coding sequence GTGATCCGCGTGCTCCTGGTCGACGACGACGCCCTGGTCCGCGCCGGGCTGTCCATGATGCTGGACGGCGCCGCGGGCATCGCCGTCGTCGGCGAGGCGGCCGACGGCCAGGAGGCCATCACCGCCACCGACGCCCACGCCCCCGACGTCGTGCTCATGGACCTGCGGATGCCGCGCCTGGACGGCATCACCGCCACCCGCCGGCTCCGCGCCCGCGCCCGTCCGCCGGAGGTGATCGTGCTGACCACCTTCGACACCGACGAGAACATCCTGCACGCGCTGCGCGCCGGCGCCAGCGGGTTCCTGCTCAAGGACACCCCGCCGCCGCAGATCGTCGAGGCGGTCACCCGGGTCGCGGCGGGCGATCCGATCCTGTCCCCGCGCATCACCCGGCGGCTGATGGAGCGCACCGTCGCCCAGGCCGGGGCCTACGAGCGGGCCCGCGCCGCGCTGGCCGCCCTCACCCCTCGCGAGTACGAGGTCGCCCTCGCGATCGGGCGCGGCCGGACGAACGCGGACATCTCCACCGAGCTCGCCATGGGCATCACGACGGTGAAGGCGCACGTCTCCAACATCCTCACCAAGCTCGGCCTGGACAATCGCACCCAGATCGCGCTCCTCGCCCACGACGCGGGCCTCGCCTGA
- a CDS encoding MarR family winged helix-turn-helix transcriptional regulator: MDDTSRDDLDVNAFTTAIEHFNRFYIRLPVLEKLPFTTLSVLDTLAFSDGPMRLTDLTRTEQVTQPGITQLITRLERDGLVERRPDPTDGRAVLVHITEAGRRIGRSRRDDRTRHLAPLVARLTPEQRRAIAAALPALTRLAELGHERP, translated from the coding sequence GTGGACGACACCTCGCGCGACGATCTCGACGTCAACGCCTTCACCACGGCGATCGAGCACTTCAACCGCTTCTACATCCGGCTCCCCGTGCTGGAGAAGCTGCCGTTCACGACGCTGTCGGTGCTGGATACGCTCGCGTTCAGCGACGGCCCGATGCGGCTGACCGATCTGACCAGGACCGAGCAGGTCACCCAGCCCGGCATCACCCAGCTCATCACCCGACTGGAGCGCGACGGCCTGGTGGAGCGCCGCCCCGACCCGACCGATGGCCGCGCCGTGCTCGTCCACATCACCGAGGCCGGCCGCCGGATCGGCCGTTCCCGGCGCGACGACCGCACCCGCCACCTGGCCCCGCTCGTGGCCCGGCTGACCCCCGAACAGCGCCGGGCGATCGCCGCCGCCCTGCCCGCCCTGACCCGCCTCGCGGAGCTCGGCCACGAACGGCCCTGA
- a CDS encoding nucleotidyltransferase domain-containing protein: protein MRLEGHHPVTDTPSNVLLAGIVGSTAYGLAGPDSDVDRLGLFATPTLDMVGLSRPKESIVQTNPDRSLHEAGKWCSLALGGNPTVMELVWLPDDLYETRTPLGDRLITIRTAFLSAPRVRNAYLGYATQQFKRLDQRGDGSFSADTRKRTSKHARHLARLLHQGRELYETGHLPIRLPDPEAIHAFGERVAAGSLEEAQALLAATEEAFDTVRTPLPDQPDEATVEAWLREVRIAHWDPRT from the coding sequence GTGCGACTCGAAGGGCACCACCCCGTGACCGACACCCCCAGCAACGTGCTGCTCGCCGGCATCGTCGGCTCCACCGCCTACGGCCTGGCGGGGCCCGACTCCGACGTCGACCGGCTCGGGCTCTTCGCCACCCCCACGCTGGACATGGTCGGCCTGTCCCGGCCCAAGGAGAGCATCGTCCAGACGAACCCCGACCGCTCTCTCCATGAGGCCGGCAAGTGGTGCTCGCTCGCGCTGGGCGGCAATCCGACCGTGATGGAGCTGGTCTGGCTGCCCGACGACCTGTACGAGACCCGCACCCCGCTCGGCGACCGGCTCATCACCATCCGCACGGCGTTCCTGTCCGCCCCGCGGGTCCGCAACGCCTACCTCGGGTACGCCACCCAGCAGTTCAAACGCCTCGACCAGCGCGGCGACGGCTCGTTCTCGGCCGACACCCGCAAGCGGACCAGCAAGCACGCCCGCCACCTGGCCCGCCTCCTGCACCAGGGGCGCGAGCTGTACGAGACCGGCCACCTGCCGATCCGGCTCCCCGACCCCGAGGCGATCCACGCCTTCGGGGAGAGGGTGGCCGCCGGCAGCCTCGAGGAGGCCCAAGCCCTCCTGGCGGCCACCGAGGAGGCGTTCGACACCGTGCGCACGCCGCTGCCCGACCAGCCCGACGAGGCGACGGTCGAAGCGTGGCTGCGCGAGGTCCGCATCGCCCACTGGGACCCGCGGACCTAG
- a CDS encoding nitroreductase/quinone reductase family protein yields MPIDFNQQIIDEFRANRGEVGGMFEGARLLLLTTVGARTGARHTTPLGYLPDGERNLIIASAGGAPRHPAWYHNLVANPQVTVEDGVFTYQAKAVVLEGEERERMFARAVEADPGWGRYQESAGRVLPVVALLPIFDGPPPGRLGDALKLVHDAFRRELARIRIEVARSGPRLGAQLRVNCLTMCGNLHEHHTREDDAVFPAMEERYPELGPVMARLRAEHETVQRLLAELQTLLRDDDLSPGTLLEEVERLTREVEAHLDYEEEYLVPLLNG; encoded by the coding sequence ATGCCCATTGACTTCAACCAGCAGATCATCGACGAGTTCCGGGCCAACCGCGGCGAGGTCGGCGGCATGTTCGAGGGAGCCAGGCTGCTCCTTCTGACGACCGTCGGGGCGCGCACGGGCGCGCGCCACACGACGCCGCTCGGCTACCTGCCCGACGGCGAGCGCAACCTGATCATCGCCTCGGCCGGCGGCGCGCCGCGGCACCCGGCCTGGTACCACAATCTGGTCGCCAACCCGCAGGTCACCGTGGAGGACGGCGTCTTCACCTACCAGGCGAAGGCGGTCGTCCTGGAGGGCGAGGAGCGCGAGCGGATGTTCGCCCGCGCCGTGGAGGCCGACCCCGGCTGGGGGCGTTACCAGGAGAGCGCGGGGCGCGTCCTGCCCGTGGTCGCGCTCCTGCCGATCTTCGACGGGCCGCCGCCGGGCCGCCTGGGCGACGCGCTCAAGCTGGTTCACGACGCCTTCCGCAGGGAGCTGGCCCGCATCCGCATCGAGGTCGCCCGGTCGGGGCCGCGCCTGGGCGCGCAGCTGCGCGTCAACTGCCTGACCATGTGCGGCAACCTGCACGAGCACCACACGCGCGAGGACGACGCCGTCTTCCCCGCGATGGAGGAGCGCTATCCGGAGCTGGGGCCGGTGATGGCCCGGCTGCGCGCCGAGCACGAGACCGTCCAGCGGCTGCTCGCAGAGCTCCAGACGCTCCTTCGTGACGACGACCTCTCCCCCGGCACGTTGCTGGAGGAGGTCGAACGGCTCACCCGCGAGGTCGAGGCCCACCTCGACTACGAGGAGGAATACCTCGTACCGCTGCTGAACGGCTGA